One Megasphaera elsdenii DSM 20460 genomic window carries:
- a CDS encoding RrF2 family transcriptional regulator, with product MRLNQATDYAFRMVLYLASLPEGTKITGAALAEKQNIPERFLLKIMRSLTKAGIMKSYRGVEGGFALQRAPKDITLFDIIDAVEGQTELQRCLHDIGSCSRGCSGMCSIYAAFADIQRDLAARLKSIDFETLAKQEANLRMVHEAEAQLTAKKEAAEK from the coding sequence AGGCTACGGACTATGCCTTCCGCATGGTCCTCTATTTGGCGTCTCTCCCGGAAGGTACGAAGATTACCGGCGCGGCGCTGGCAGAAAAACAGAATATACCAGAACGTTTTTTATTGAAAATCATGCGCAGCCTCACCAAGGCTGGCATCATGAAGTCCTATCGCGGTGTCGAAGGCGGTTTTGCCTTACAGCGGGCGCCCAAGGACATCACTCTTTTTGATATCATCGACGCCGTCGAAGGGCAGACAGAATTACAGCGCTGTCTCCACGACATCGGCTCGTGCAGCCGCGGCTGCAGCGGCATGTGTTCTATTTATGCCGCCTTTGCCGACATCCAGCGCGACCTGGCAGCCCGTTTGAAGTCCATCGACTTTGAAACCCTGGCCAAACAGGAAGCCAATCTCCGCATGGTCCACGAAGCAGAAGCGCAGCTGACGGCCAAAAAAGAAGCGGCAGAAAAATAA
- the cdaA gene encoding diadenylate cyclase CdaA: MYLPFQGFISSFRLLDILDILLVAFVLYKLFILIRNTRAVALIKGLLVLGVVTVVSKILDLHVINWMLQQGMTVILVALPVVFQPELRRALEQIGRGRFFRSGQVISMEELERLIDEIVAISESLSKTHTGALIVFEREVGLNDYIDTGIAIDGLVSRELLGNIFIPNTPLHDGAVIIRENRIMAAGCLLPLTSDRSLSTELGTRHRAAIGISELADAVVVVVSEETGSISYTYGGHIYRHLDGNALRNVLKTFLNRTPQGLANIFKWRP; encoded by the coding sequence ATGTACCTACCCTTTCAAGGTTTCATCAGCAGCTTCCGGCTGTTGGATATATTGGATATTCTGCTCGTTGCTTTTGTACTCTATAAATTATTCATCCTCATCCGCAATACGCGGGCTGTCGCCTTGATCAAGGGACTGCTGGTCTTGGGCGTAGTCACTGTCGTCAGTAAGATTTTGGACCTGCACGTCATCAACTGGATGCTGCAGCAGGGGATGACGGTCATCCTCGTCGCCTTGCCTGTCGTCTTCCAGCCAGAGTTGAGGCGGGCCCTGGAACAGATTGGCCGGGGCCGTTTCTTCCGATCCGGCCAGGTCATCAGTATGGAAGAACTGGAACGGCTCATCGACGAAATCGTCGCTATCAGTGAATCCTTATCGAAGACCCATACAGGGGCGCTCATCGTCTTTGAACGCGAAGTCGGCCTCAACGATTATATCGACACGGGCATTGCCATCGACGGCCTGGTGTCGCGGGAACTGCTGGGAAATATATTCATCCCCAATACCCCGCTCCATGACGGGGCCGTCATCATCCGCGAGAACCGCATCATGGCTGCCGGCTGTCTGCTGCCGCTGACGTCGGACCGGTCCTTGTCGACGGAACTGGGGACGCGCCACCGGGCGGCCATCGGCATCAGCGAACTAGCCGATGCCGTCGTCGTCGTCGTCAGCGAAGAAACGGGTTCCATTTCCTATACCTATGGCGGTCATATTTATCGCCACCTCGATGGCAATGCTTTGCGCAATGTCCTGAAGACGTTCCTGAACCGGACGCCTCAGGGCTTGGCCAATATTTTTAAATGGAGGCCTTAG
- a CDS encoding CdaR family protein, translating to MNKLDKKWQLKIVCLLLAIVLWFVIINEQNPLSEGSYTVPITVENLDSQYITSNVPKTVYVRLSGPRNTIINVGPSDIKAYIDLSNVQEGEVEVPVHVEIPGGTELKKQSMTSTKITVDVYTVKEFKLTPHVVGKLDDKDFISDLKIVPEKVVVSGARRLIQQVNQAVVDIPVNQRNGDFAIMAPIHLYQADGTPVEGLEMTPWQSNVKVTIAHNAITKTVPLNLNVQGETAWKTVSVQPTAVVVKGEADTLKNIDTIDLPDIDIENMTEEKTWKVLIPPIDGVVMDPDEVDATLSIKKEK from the coding sequence ATGAACAAGCTTGATAAAAAATGGCAGCTCAAGATCGTCTGCCTTCTCTTGGCTATCGTCTTATGGTTCGTCATCATCAACGAACAGAACCCGCTCAGTGAAGGCAGTTATACCGTGCCGATTACCGTAGAGAACCTCGATTCCCAATACATTACGTCTAATGTGCCCAAGACGGTCTATGTCCGCTTGTCGGGCCCGCGCAATACGATCATCAACGTCGGCCCGTCGGATATCAAGGCCTATATCGATTTGTCCAATGTCCAGGAAGGGGAAGTGGAAGTACCGGTCCACGTCGAAATACCCGGTGGGACGGAGCTGAAGAAACAGAGCATGACGTCGACGAAAATCACTGTCGATGTCTATACGGTCAAAGAATTTAAATTGACGCCGCATGTCGTCGGCAAGCTGGACGATAAGGATTTCATCAGCGATCTGAAAATCGTACCGGAAAAAGTCGTCGTCAGCGGGGCACGCCGCCTCATTCAGCAAGTCAACCAGGCTGTCGTCGATATCCCTGTCAATCAGCGCAATGGCGACTTTGCGATTATGGCGCCGATTCACTTGTACCAGGCCGATGGGACGCCGGTAGAAGGGCTGGAAATGACTCCCTGGCAGAGCAATGTCAAAGTGACCATAGCCCACAATGCGATTACCAAGACCGTTCCCTTGAACTTGAACGTCCAGGGGGAAACGGCGTGGAAGACCGTTTCCGTCCAGCCGACGGCTGTCGTCGTCAAAGGGGAAGCGGATACGCTGAAGAATATCGATACCATCGACTTGCCCGATATCGATATCGAGAATATGACGGAAGAAAAGACGTGGAAAGTCCTCATTCCGCCGATAGATGGCGTCGTCATGGACCCTGATGAAGTCGACGCTACACTGAGTATCAAGAAAGAAAAGTAG
- a CDS encoding NAD(P)/FAD-dependent oxidoreductase, whose translation MLRVLNIRTAVPMQKPLAALVAKKLRCSRSDISGLTIVRRSIDARRKPRIYFVFTVDVSFADEDRVWKRCRDNKDVRRLTETPAPEIHPGTQPMAHRPIVIGTGPSGLAAALALAEHGYAPIVFERGCDVDTRTKDVETFWRGGPFKASSNVQFGEGGAGTFSDGKLTTRVNHPLLRRILQTFVDAGAPEDILYAYNPHVGTDVLRRVVKNMRHTIEARGGEVHFSSCVTAIHRDDEGRITSVTVNDSDEYPAELVVMGIGHSARDTYYMLHDQGVTLEKKPFAVGVRIEHSQDVIDRAQYGCPAADLGLEPADYALVYHSPEGRSCYSFCMCPGGVVVGAASEEGRVVTNGMSLYRRDSGIANSAVVVNVTADDMGGDSPLAGIEFQRRYEELAYKAGGSCYYAPAQTVGSFLKRPGAPQEGPVHSYRPGVTWTDLHDVLPGFVTTTLEQALPYFGRRIHGFDDDAVVMTGVETRTSAPVRIVRGEDRMALGAAGLYPIGEGAGYAGGIMSAFLDGLETAIEIIRKYQPLEVK comes from the coding sequence GTGCTTAGAGTATTGAATATCCGCACGGCTGTCCCTATGCAGAAGCCTTTGGCAGCTTTAGTGGCTAAAAAGCTTCGATGCAGCCGCAGCGATATTTCCGGCCTTACCATTGTCCGCCGGTCCATTGATGCCCGGCGGAAGCCGCGGATTTATTTCGTCTTCACTGTCGACGTTTCTTTTGCCGACGAAGACCGGGTGTGGAAACGCTGCCGGGATAATAAGGATGTCCGTCGTCTGACCGAGACGCCAGCGCCGGAAATCCATCCCGGTACACAGCCGATGGCGCACCGGCCTATCGTCATCGGGACCGGCCCATCCGGCCTGGCAGCTGCCTTGGCCCTGGCGGAACACGGCTACGCGCCTATCGTCTTTGAACGGGGCTGCGATGTCGATACCCGGACGAAAGATGTAGAAACTTTTTGGCGTGGCGGTCCTTTCAAGGCCTCGTCGAATGTCCAGTTCGGCGAAGGTGGGGCCGGGACCTTTTCGGATGGCAAATTGACGACCCGCGTCAATCATCCGCTGCTGCGGCGCATCTTGCAGACTTTTGTCGATGCCGGCGCACCGGAGGATATCCTGTATGCCTATAATCCCCATGTCGGGACCGATGTCCTGCGCCGCGTAGTCAAGAATATGCGTCATACCATCGAAGCCCGGGGCGGGGAAGTCCATTTTTCCAGCTGCGTCACGGCCATCCATCGCGACGATGAAGGCCGCATTACTTCTGTGACCGTCAATGACAGCGATGAATATCCGGCCGAGCTGGTCGTCATGGGTATCGGCCATAGTGCCCGCGATACGTATTACATGCTCCACGACCAGGGCGTTACCCTGGAAAAGAAGCCCTTTGCCGTCGGCGTGCGTATCGAACATTCCCAGGATGTCATCGACCGGGCCCAGTATGGCTGCCCGGCAGCAGATCTCGGCCTGGAACCGGCGGACTACGCCTTGGTCTACCACAGTCCGGAAGGGCGGTCGTGCTATTCTTTCTGCATGTGTCCCGGTGGCGTCGTCGTCGGGGCGGCTTCGGAAGAAGGGCGGGTCGTCACCAACGGCATGAGCCTGTACCGGCGCGACAGCGGTATCGCCAACAGTGCTGTCGTCGTCAATGTCACGGCTGATGACATGGGCGGGGATAGTCCCCTGGCAGGTATCGAGTTCCAGCGCCGATATGAAGAACTGGCGTATAAAGCGGGCGGCAGCTGTTATTATGCTCCGGCTCAGACCGTCGGCTCTTTCTTGAAACGGCCTGGGGCACCTCAGGAAGGACCAGTTCATTCCTATCGTCCCGGCGTGACCTGGACGGACCTGCATGACGTCCTGCCCGGCTTCGTCACGACGACCTTGGAACAGGCCCTGCCTTATTTCGGACGGCGGATCCATGGTTTTGACGATGATGCCGTAGTCATGACCGGCGTCGAAACCCGGACCAGTGCGCCTGTACGCATCGTCCGCGGCGAAGACCGCATGGCCCTGGGGGCGGCTGGCCTCTATCCCATTGGCGAAGGGGCCGGGTATGCCGGTGGCATTATGAGTGCTTTTTTGGATGGCCTGGAAACGGCGATTGAAATCATCCGTAAATATCAACCTTTGGAGGTAAAGTAA
- the glmM gene encoding phosphoglucosamine mutase: protein MARLFGTDGVRGIANDSLTPELAYHLGRAAAYIFGQNKEHPTFLIGRDTRRSGTMLADILAAGIASAGGDCYMVGVIPTPAIAYLTRTHHMDAGVMISASHNPFEYNGIKFFDGFGYKLPDETEDKIEECMLKDERAALQSRPTGAAIGTISTWTDLQQEYADFICKSTDIDLSGLKVVHDGANGSASVLGPEILKRLGAEVIAIHHEPNGVNINEKCGSTHLESLKETVLKYGADVGIANDGDADRCLAVDEKGQEMDGDQIMLLCAMKLKAEGRLKQDTVVGTVMSNIGFHKALKEMGCKTEITAVGDRYVLEKMRKDGYSLGGEQSGHIIFLDYNTTGDGLLTAVQLLSIMKQQNKPLSELAGLMTRYPQILKNVRVQTKSGWEDNNLIMAAISAGEEELGDEGRILVRPSGTEPLIRVMAEGPDLDQLERIVDDIAVVVEHEMGPSK from the coding sequence ATGGCTAGATTGTTTGGAACTGATGGAGTACGAGGTATTGCCAATGATTCGTTGACACCGGAATTGGCATATCATTTGGGCAGAGCAGCTGCCTACATTTTTGGGCAGAACAAAGAACACCCGACCTTTCTCATCGGCCGGGATACCCGCCGTTCCGGCACCATGCTGGCAGATATCCTGGCCGCCGGTATCGCTTCAGCCGGTGGGGACTGCTACATGGTAGGCGTCATTCCGACTCCGGCCATTGCCTACCTGACGCGGACCCATCATATGGACGCAGGCGTCATGATTTCGGCCTCGCATAATCCTTTTGAATACAACGGCATCAAGTTCTTCGATGGCTTTGGCTATAAATTGCCGGACGAAACGGAAGATAAAATCGAAGAATGTATGCTCAAAGATGAACGGGCAGCTCTCCAGAGCCGTCCGACCGGGGCTGCTATCGGCACGATTTCGACGTGGACTGATTTACAGCAGGAATATGCTGATTTCATCTGCAAATCGACAGATATCGACTTGTCGGGCTTGAAAGTCGTCCATGACGGGGCCAATGGCTCGGCGTCAGTATTGGGACCGGAAATCCTCAAGCGCCTCGGTGCAGAAGTCATTGCTATCCATCATGAACCGAATGGCGTCAACATCAATGAAAAATGCGGGTCCACCCATTTGGAAAGCTTGAAGGAAACGGTTCTCAAATACGGGGCTGATGTCGGCATTGCCAATGACGGTGACGCTGACCGCTGCCTGGCTGTCGACGAAAAGGGCCAGGAAATGGATGGCGACCAGATCATGCTCCTCTGCGCCATGAAACTGAAAGCCGAAGGCCGGCTCAAACAGGATACCGTCGTCGGTACGGTCATGAGCAATATCGGTTTCCATAAAGCGTTGAAAGAAATGGGCTGCAAGACGGAAATCACGGCTGTCGGCGACCGCTATGTCCTGGAAAAGATGCGTAAAGACGGCTATTCCCTGGGTGGCGAACAGTCGGGCCATATCATCTTCCTCGACTACAATACGACCGGTGACGGCCTGCTCACGGCGGTCCAGCTGCTGAGCATCATGAAACAGCAGAATAAGCCGCTGTCGGAATTGGCCGGGCTCATGACACGCTACCCGCAGATTTTGAAAAATGTTCGCGTTCAGACGAAATCCGGCTGGGAAGACAATAACCTCATCATGGCGGCCATTTCGGCTGGCGAAGAAGAATTGGGCGATGAAGGCCGCATCCTCGTCCGTCCGTCCGGGACAGAACCCCTCATCCGTGTCATGGCGGAAGGACCGGACCTGGACCAGCTCGAACGCATCGTCGATGACATCGCCGTCGTCGTCGAACACGAAATGGGGCCTTCCAAATAG
- the glmS gene encoding glutamine--fructose-6-phosphate transaminase (isomerizing), whose product MCGIVGYIGDREAADFLMDGLAKLEYRGYDSAGIAVYHDGAIAVRKKAGRLVNLAEAVKAHPVVGTVGIGHTRWATHGGPSDVNAHPHTDEKGDFAIVHNGIIENYMELKEELLKKGYHFKSETDTEVVAHLCADMYDGDFTSTVRKVLSRLRGSYSLVFMCKFEPDKIICSKKDNPLIVGLGQGENYIASDIPAILSYTRKTYIMNDGEIAIVMKDNVWVTDLEGKPISKKVFEVNWDAEAAEKGGFEHFMLKEIYEQPKAIKDTMSCRITKDGKHVHFEELNWTPEDVNSIGKILITACGTAYHAGLLAKYFIEKLARIPVEVDIASEYRYRDPLTDSKTLCIVVSQSGETIDTLAALKEAKRRGARSLAITNVVGSSISREADQVAYTWAGPEIAVASTKAYTTQLVTLLLLSLYMGRLNGNLSVEREEKILADLTKLPDQCQGVFDQVDTIKGLCDAFKNKEDVFFIGRSMDYGLAMEGALKLKEISYIHAESYAGGELKHGTLSLIEAGVPVIALATQVEVEEKMISNIKEVKARDAYVVGVVQEGDTEVGKTVDALIKVPASDDFVIPILAIIPLQLLAYYIAVSRGNDVDKPRNLAKSVTVE is encoded by the coding sequence ATGTGTGGTATTGTAGGTTACATCGGAGACAGAGAAGCAGCAGATTTTTTGATGGATGGTCTGGCAAAGCTGGAATACCGCGGTTATGATTCGGCCGGTATCGCCGTCTATCATGACGGCGCCATTGCTGTCCGCAAAAAGGCAGGCCGTCTGGTCAACCTGGCTGAAGCCGTAAAGGCTCATCCTGTCGTCGGCACGGTCGGCATCGGCCATACCCGTTGGGCAACTCATGGCGGTCCGTCGGATGTCAACGCCCATCCCCATACGGATGAAAAAGGCGATTTCGCCATCGTCCACAACGGCATCATCGAAAACTACATGGAATTGAAGGAAGAACTCCTCAAGAAAGGGTATCACTTCAAGTCGGAAACGGATACGGAAGTCGTCGCCCACTTGTGCGCCGACATGTACGACGGGGATTTCACCAGCACGGTCCGCAAAGTCCTGAGCCGTCTGCGCGGTTCTTATTCGTTGGTCTTCATGTGCAAATTTGAACCGGATAAGATCATTTGCAGCAAGAAGGATAATCCTCTCATCGTCGGTCTCGGCCAGGGCGAAAACTACATCGCCTCGGATATCCCGGCCATCCTTAGCTATACCCGCAAGACGTATATCATGAATGATGGAGAAATCGCCATCGTCATGAAAGATAATGTCTGGGTCACGGACCTCGAAGGCAAACCCATTTCCAAGAAAGTCTTTGAAGTCAACTGGGATGCCGAAGCGGCTGAAAAAGGCGGCTTCGAACACTTCATGCTCAAGGAAATCTATGAACAGCCGAAGGCCATCAAAGATACCATGAGCTGCCGCATCACGAAAGACGGCAAACATGTCCACTTCGAAGAACTGAACTGGACGCCGGAAGATGTCAACTCTATCGGCAAGATCCTGATCACGGCTTGCGGTACGGCCTACCATGCCGGGCTCCTGGCCAAGTACTTCATTGAAAAACTGGCCCGCATCCCTGTCGAAGTCGATATCGCTTCGGAATACCGTTATCGCGATCCTTTGACGGACAGCAAGACCCTTTGCATCGTCGTCAGCCAGTCTGGTGAAACCATCGACACCTTGGCAGCCCTGAAGGAAGCCAAACGCCGTGGCGCCCGTTCCCTGGCCATTACCAACGTCGTCGGCTCGTCCATTTCCCGTGAAGCCGACCAGGTCGCTTATACCTGGGCTGGCCCGGAAATCGCCGTCGCTTCGACCAAAGCCTATACGACACAGCTGGTCACGCTCCTGCTCCTGTCTCTGTACATGGGCCGCTTGAACGGGAATTTGTCGGTTGAACGGGAAGAAAAGATTTTAGCCGATTTGACGAAACTGCCGGATCAGTGCCAGGGTGTTTTCGACCAGGTCGATACGATCAAAGGCCTCTGCGATGCCTTCAAGAATAAAGAAGACGTCTTCTTCATCGGCCGTTCCATGGACTACGGCCTGGCTATGGAAGGGGCCTTGAAACTGAAGGAAATCTCCTATATTCATGCAGAATCCTATGCCGGCGGTGAATTGAAACACGGCACCTTGTCGCTGATCGAAGCCGGTGTCCCGGTCATCGCTTTGGCTACGCAGGTAGAAGTCGAAGAAAAGATGATCAGCAACATCAAGGAAGTCAAAGCCCGTGATGCCTATGTCGTCGGCGTCGTCCAGGAAGGCGATACGGAAGTCGGCAAGACTGTCGATGCCTTGATCAAGGTCCCGGCATCGGACGATTTCGTCATTCCCATCCTGGCCATCATCCCCTTGCAGCTGCTGGCCTACTACATCGCCGTCAGCCGCGGCAACGACGTAGATAAACCGCGTAACCTGGCCAAAAGCGTTACCGTAGAATAA
- the pta gene encoding phosphate acetyltransferase: MSRFINNLKRRVAKEQKKIVLPESESRRVLQAAERVQAEGFARPILIGRPQSIVEVASEYQIDMDGIEIIDPETYPMMDKFCEYYAKRRAKKGMTLEEARKVLSENYIFFAACLVAFDIADGMVAGAVATSSEVIRAALQVIGPHPGLSTVSSSFIMITDKPQFGDDGIFVVGDCSVVIEPTPQQLADIAVSCVERARRTAQMLDPKVALLSYSTMGSGAGEEVDRVREAVRLLRDRNVDFEFDGEMQADAALVPRIARQKAPGSTVAGQANVLVFPNLVSGNICYKVLEHLAGATALGPLLQGLAKPVMDLSRGCTPEDITDVIAICCSDAIYMQAEKKRDIAFTSRFEKLDRRVAVENRNISIQFDPEKCKNCTLCRRRCADVMSMTGYYSLESTGDVPICVHCGQCSLTCMFGATTTVSQRDAIQKAIDDPKKIVIFQTAPAVRVALGDEFGLPFGSVVQGKMIAALRALGGDYVFDTNFGADLTIMEEASELLYRMHNKKELLPQFTSCCPSWVEFTEIFFPELIPHLSTAKSPISMLSPMIKTYFAKRMKIDPADIVTVCVTPCTSKKAEIARPERNAAGRYWKKPEIRDTDYCITTRELAKWIKDAQIDFNSLKDSDYDPIFGQSSGGGTIFGNSGGVMEAALRTLVYLQTGKPADEEFLHFEEVRGLEGVKEAALTLDNDIIRVVAISGLANARRFINLMEEKHSWKKYAFIEVMACPGGCIGGGGQPRTKLPQEIPAKRARIESLYGLDALKQIRASWENPEIQTLYTKFLGEPLSDLSESLLHTQYINKHYMLGKEDKVQPGVSH, translated from the coding sequence ATGTCACGCTTTATCAATAACCTGAAACGCCGCGTTGCCAAAGAGCAGAAGAAGATTGTCCTGCCGGAATCGGAAAGCCGCCGCGTCCTGCAGGCTGCCGAACGGGTCCAGGCCGAAGGTTTCGCCCGGCCTATCCTCATCGGCCGGCCCCAGAGTATCGTCGAAGTAGCGTCAGAATATCAAATCGATATGGATGGTATCGAAATCATCGATCCCGAAACATATCCCATGATGGATAAATTCTGTGAATATTATGCTAAGCGGCGGGCCAAGAAGGGCATGACTCTTGAAGAAGCACGGAAAGTCTTGTCGGAAAATTATATTTTCTTTGCTGCCTGTCTCGTCGCCTTCGATATTGCCGACGGCATGGTCGCCGGGGCTGTCGCTACATCGTCGGAAGTCATCCGGGCGGCCCTGCAGGTCATCGGGCCCCACCCCGGCTTGTCGACGGTCAGCAGTTCCTTTATCATGATTACGGATAAACCGCAATTCGGCGATGATGGCATCTTCGTCGTCGGGGACTGCAGTGTCGTCATCGAACCGACGCCGCAGCAGTTGGCCGATATCGCCGTCAGCTGTGTCGAACGGGCCCGCCGGACGGCGCAGATGCTCGATCCGAAAGTAGCCCTCTTGTCGTATTCGACCATGGGAAGCGGTGCCGGCGAAGAAGTCGACCGCGTCCGCGAGGCCGTCCGCCTGCTGCGGGACCGCAACGTTGATTTCGAATTTGATGGGGAAATGCAGGCCGACGCTGCCCTGGTGCCTCGTATTGCCCGGCAGAAAGCACCGGGATCGACGGTAGCCGGGCAGGCCAATGTCCTCGTTTTCCCGAATCTCGTTTCCGGCAATATCTGCTATAAAGTCTTGGAACATCTGGCCGGAGCGACGGCGCTGGGCCCGCTCCTCCAGGGCCTGGCCAAGCCGGTCATGGATTTATCCCGGGGCTGTACGCCTGAAGATATTACCGACGTCATCGCCATTTGCTGCAGCGATGCCATCTATATGCAGGCCGAAAAGAAACGCGATATCGCCTTTACCAGCCGCTTTGAAAAGCTCGACCGCCGAGTCGCCGTCGAAAACCGCAATATTTCCATCCAGTTCGATCCGGAAAAGTGCAAGAACTGTACCCTTTGCCGTCGGCGCTGTGCCGATGTCATGTCCATGACGGGCTATTATTCTCTGGAAAGTACGGGTGACGTGCCGATTTGCGTCCACTGCGGCCAATGTTCCCTGACGTGCATGTTCGGTGCGACGACGACTGTATCCCAGCGCGATGCCATCCAAAAGGCCATCGATGACCCGAAGAAAATCGTCATCTTCCAGACGGCACCGGCTGTCCGCGTCGCTCTTGGCGATGAATTTGGCCTGCCCTTCGGCTCCGTCGTCCAGGGCAAGATGATTGCCGCTCTGCGGGCTCTCGGCGGGGATTACGTCTTCGATACGAACTTCGGCGCTGACCTGACCATCATGGAAGAAGCATCGGAACTCCTGTACCGCATGCACAATAAGAAAGAACTCCTGCCGCAGTTCACCAGCTGCTGCCCGTCGTGGGTTGAATTTACGGAAATCTTTTTCCCTGAACTGATTCCTCACTTGTCGACGGCCAAGAGCCCGATCAGCATGCTCAGTCCTATGATCAAGACCTATTTTGCCAAACGCATGAAGATCGATCCGGCCGACATCGTGACGGTCTGCGTCACGCCGTGTACGTCGAAGAAAGCCGAAATTGCCCGGCCGGAACGGAATGCTGCCGGCCGCTATTGGAAGAAGCCGGAAATCCGCGATACGGACTACTGCATTACGACTCGTGAATTGGCGAAATGGATCAAAGACGCCCAAATCGACTTCAACAGCCTGAAGGATTCGGATTATGACCCCATCTTTGGCCAGTCTTCCGGCGGCGGTACGATTTTTGGCAACAGCGGCGGCGTCATGGAAGCGGCTTTGCGGACCCTGGTCTATTTGCAGACGGGCAAACCGGCTGACGAAGAATTTCTGCACTTTGAAGAAGTCCGTGGCCTGGAAGGCGTCAAAGAGGCGGCACTGACCCTGGATAACGATATCATCCGCGTCGTCGCCATCAGCGGTCTGGCCAATGCCCGGCGCTTCATCAACCTCATGGAAGAAAAACATTCGTGGAAGAAATACGCTTTCATCGAAGTCATGGCCTGCCCGGGCGGCTGCATCGGCGGCGGTGGCCAGCCGCGGACGAAACTGCCTCAGGAAATCCCGGCCAAACGCGCCCGCATCGAATCGCTCTATGGACTGGATGCGCTGAAACAGATACGTGCCAGCTGGGAAAACCCGGAAATCCAGACACTGTATACCAAATTCCTGGGTGAACCCCTCAGCGACCTCTCCGAATCCCTCCTGCATACGCAGTATATCAATAAGCATTATATGCTGGGGAAAGAAGACAAAGTACAACCAGGGGTGAGCCATTAA
- a CDS encoding phosphate acyltransferase has product MMRKGIDMSRYITSLKQQAARKPQKIVLPESDDVRILQAADRVLAEHLAVPVLLGKERDIQELASRYQLDLDGAEVIYPKKYRMLEDLAQTYADKRKAAGMTLEESRRFLLNHPLYFGAALVAAGEAAGMVAGMETPASEVLRAALQLIGTRDGIDTVSSSFIVVTDMMQFGNDGVFVVGDGDVIPDPDEYQLADIACNCVDRARRTLHIASPKVALLSYSTMGSERGAGADKVRRAVQILSDRNVDFLYDGEMEADVALVPAYAADWAPRSPVAGQADVLVFPDLNTGNICCKMLEHVAGAKVLGPLLQGLAKPVMDLSRASTVDTIVDTIVICCCDA; this is encoded by the coding sequence ATGATGCGGAAGGGAATCGATATGAGCCGGTATATTACGTCTTTGAAACAGCAGGCGGCTAGGAAGCCGCAAAAAATTGTTTTGCCTGAAAGTGATGATGTCCGTATTTTACAGGCTGCTGACCGGGTATTGGCCGAGCACCTGGCCGTCCCTGTCCTCTTGGGGAAGGAACGTGATATCCAGGAACTGGCTTCACGGTATCAGCTCGATTTGGATGGGGCTGAAGTGATTTATCCTAAAAAATATCGGATGCTGGAAGATTTGGCGCAAACCTATGCGGATAAACGGAAAGCCGCTGGAATGACTTTGGAAGAGAGCCGCCGTTTCCTCTTGAACCATCCCCTGTACTTCGGCGCCGCCTTGGTAGCTGCCGGAGAAGCGGCTGGCATGGTAGCCGGCATGGAAACGCCGGCATCGGAAGTGCTGCGGGCAGCCTTGCAGCTCATTGGGACGCGGGATGGCATCGATACGGTCAGCAGTTCCTTCATCGTTGTGACGGATATGATGCAGTTTGGCAATGACGGCGTCTTTGTCGTCGGCGATGGCGATGTAATCCCTGATCCAGATGAATACCAGTTGGCAGATATTGCCTGCAACTGTGTAGACCGGGCGCGCCGGACGCTGCATATTGCATCTCCCAAAGTAGCCCTGCTGTCTTACTCGACCATGGGCAGCGAGCGCGGTGCCGGAGCCGATAAAGTGCGCCGGGCCGTACAGATTTTGAGTGACCGCAATGTCGATTTTCTATACGATGGGGAAATGGAAGCCGACGTGGCCCTGGTGCCGGCCTATGCTGCCGATTGGGCGCCCCGCTCACCGGTGGCAGGCCAAGCCGATGTCCTCGTCTTTCCCGACCTCAATACGGGTAATATTTGCTGTAAAATGTTGGAACACGTCGCAGGAGCCAAAGTCCTGGGTCCGCTCTTGCAGGGCCTGGCTAAACCCGTCATGGACTTATCGCGGGCGTCGACAGTAGATACCATCGTCGACACCATCGTCATCTGTTGCTGTGATGCATAA
- a CDS encoding transposase, which produces MAKFNKEFKINAVKYYHEHRELGLVGCATNLGIAPQTLSRWQKQLKDNGEMPYRGSGNYASDEAKEIARLQRELRDAKDALNVLKKAISILDK; this is translated from the coding sequence ATGGCAAAATTCAACAAAGAATTCAAAATCAACGCAGTTAAATATTATCATGAACATCGGGAACTCGGCTTGGTTGGCTGTGCTACGAATCTAGGTATTGCTCCACAAACCTTGTCCCGTTGGCAAAAGCAGCTGAAGGACAATGGCGAAATGCCTTATCGTGGTTCCGGCAACTATGCTTCGGATGAAGCTAAGGAAATCGCCCGTCTGCAGCGTGAACTGCGGGATGCGAAGGATGCGTTGAATGTCCTAAAAAAAGCTATCAGCATTCTGGACAAATGA